The proteins below come from a single Parazoarcus communis genomic window:
- the cas2 gene encoding CRISPR-associated endonuclease Cas2, producing the protein MMVLVSYDVSTITASGQKRLRRLAKACRDYGQRVQYSVFEIEVDFAQWTFLKSKLCELIDPEQDSLRFYYLGKNWQTKVEHVGAKPVLDLNGPLIL; encoded by the coding sequence ATGATGGTCCTCGTTAGCTACGACGTGAGTACGATCACAGCGAGCGGACAGAAACGCCTACGGCGACTGGCCAAGGCGTGTCGCGATTACGGCCAGCGCGTGCAATATTCCGTGTTCGAGATCGAAGTGGATTTTGCCCAGTGGACCTTTCTCAAGAGCAAGTTGTGTGAGCTGATCGACCCAGAGCAGGACAGTCTGCGCTTCTATTATCTTGGTAAAAATTGGCAGACAAAGGTTGAGCATGTCGGTGCAAAACCGGTTCTTGACTTGAATGGTCCGCTCATTCTCTGA
- the cas5c gene encoding type I-C CRISPR-associated protein Cas5c, which produces MSYGIRLHVWGDRACFTRPEMKVERVSYDVITPSAARGILEAIHWKPAIRWVVDRIHVLKPVRFESIRRNEVGSKLSPGNVSRAMKAGTTAGLATYVDEDRQQRAATVLRDVAYVIEAHFELTDKAGPDDSVGKHLDIFNRRARKGQHFHAPCLGVREFPAHFSLIEDGQPLPDAHPARDADKDLGWMLHDIDFARDMTPRFFRAQLKAGVIEVPPWQGEGVKS; this is translated from the coding sequence ATGAGCTACGGAATCCGCCTGCACGTCTGGGGCGATCGGGCCTGCTTCACGCGGCCGGAAATGAAGGTGGAGCGGGTGAGCTACGACGTCATCACGCCGTCGGCCGCGCGCGGCATCCTGGAGGCCATTCACTGGAAGCCGGCGATCCGCTGGGTGGTGGATCGCATCCATGTGCTCAAGCCGGTGCGCTTTGAATCCATCCGTCGCAATGAGGTTGGCAGCAAGCTGTCACCCGGCAACGTGAGCAGGGCGATGAAGGCGGGCACCACCGCCGGGCTGGCGACCTATGTCGATGAAGACCGCCAGCAGCGTGCCGCCACGGTGTTGCGCGACGTGGCCTACGTGATCGAGGCCCACTTCGAACTCACCGACAAAGCCGGGCCGGACGATTCGGTGGGCAAGCATCTGGACATTTTCAACCGCCGCGCCCGCAAGGGGCAGCACTTCCACGCCCCCTGCCTGGGCGTGCGCGAGTTTCCCGCCCATTTCAGCCTGATCGAGGACGGCCAGCCGCTGCCCGACGCGCACCCCGCACGCGATGCGGACAAGGACTTGGGCTGGATGCTGCACGACATCGATTTCGCCCGGGACATGACGCCGCGCTTCTTTCGCGCGCAGTTGAAGGCAGGCGTGATCGAGGTGCCGCCATGGCAGGGCGAGGGGGTCAAGTCATGA
- the cas7c gene encoding type I-C CRISPR-associated protein Cas7/Csd2, protein MTAIAHRYEFVYLFDVINGNPNGDPDAGNLPRLDPETNCGLVTDVALKRKIRNFVALDRNGGSGYAIYMQEKAILNAQHLLGREGVGLTNETKEELKKLPKDEAKAREITAWMCANFFDVRTFGAVMTTGVNAGQVRGPVQLAFATSVEPVLPLEISITRMAVTTAEEAEKQSGDNRTMGRKHILPYGLYRAHGFVSAKLAERTGFSDDDLRLLWNALINMFEHDRSAARGEMAARKLIVFEHENAMGNAPAHVLFDAVKVQRAEGTEDRPARNFADYRVRVDAGAMPKGVSVRELL, encoded by the coding sequence ATGACCGCCATCGCCCACCGCTACGAGTTCGTCTATCTGTTCGACGTCATCAACGGCAACCCCAACGGCGACCCGGACGCCGGCAACCTGCCGCGCCTGGACCCGGAAACCAACTGCGGCCTGGTGACCGACGTCGCGCTCAAGCGCAAGATCCGCAACTTCGTCGCTTTGGATAGAAACGGCGGATCGGGCTACGCGATTTATATGCAAGAAAAGGCCATTCTCAACGCACAGCACCTTCTGGGCCGCGAAGGCGTCGGTCTAACGAATGAAACCAAGGAAGAACTGAAGAAGCTGCCGAAAGACGAGGCCAAGGCACGCGAAATCACCGCGTGGATGTGCGCGAACTTCTTCGACGTGCGCACCTTCGGCGCGGTGATGACTACGGGTGTCAATGCCGGCCAAGTACGGGGGCCGGTACAACTGGCGTTTGCGACATCAGTCGAGCCAGTCCTTCCGTTGGAAATCTCAATTACCCGTATGGCAGTGACGACTGCGGAGGAAGCGGAGAAGCAGTCGGGCGACAACCGCACCATGGGCCGCAAGCACATCCTGCCCTATGGGTTGTATCGCGCGCACGGCTTTGTCTCCGCCAAGCTGGCCGAGCGCACCGGCTTTTCCGACGACGACCTGCGACTGCTGTGGAACGCGCTCATCAACATGTTCGAGCACGACCGCTCCGCTGCGCGGGGTGAGATGGCGGCGCGCAAACTGATCGTGTTCGAACACGAAAACGCCATGGGCAACGCCCCGGCGCACGTGCTGTTCGACGCGGTCAAGGTGCAGCGCGCCGAGGGCACGGAAGACCGACCCGCGCGCAACTTTGCGGACTATCGCGTCCGCGTCGATGCCGGAGCTATGCCCAAGGGCGTGAGCGTGCGCGAGCTGCTGTAA
- the cas8c gene encoding type I-C CRISPR-associated protein Cas8c/Csd1 — MILQALNRYYERLIEQQAEDVAPAGCSPEKISFEILLTPDGDVAQVNDIRDTSGKKPLPRMLNVPQAEKRTVGIKSNFLWDKTSYVLGVSNTSKRTDKEHEDFVELHETVLAGEDDPGLKALLSFLRGWSPDQFEARGFPADMVDANLVFRMDGEHCFLHDRPAARAVRARLLAGDGGQEAAASGTVCLVSGEVAPVARLHPAIKGVNGAQSSGASIVSFNLDAFTSYAKSQGDNAPVSEQAAFAYTTALNYLLRRGEHNRQRLQVGDASVVFWAEAVDAKQASAAEDLFASMLSPPADDASEAARVRAVLDCIAKGHPVADLAPNLEPSTRMYVLGLAPNASRLSVRFWQVDTLGVLAGRIAQHAEDLRLEPLPWRTEPSAYRLVLATVPHREGAKPKADDAINIVIGETMRAILSGGPYPRSLLANTIMRFRADGDISGLRVALCKGVLARERRRDIRTSEEEIPVSLDKQSTKPGYLLGRLFAVLENVQRAALGGQVNATIRDRFYGAASATPASIFPVLLRNTQNHLGKLRKERMGQAVNLEKDIREIVGGLPEQFPRSLKIEDQGRFAIGYYHQSQSYFTRRDAVGDAPADESAEPTDIETEGADQ; from the coding sequence ATGATCCTGCAGGCGTTGAACCGCTATTACGAGCGGCTGATCGAGCAACAGGCCGAGGATGTGGCGCCTGCGGGCTGCAGCCCGGAAAAGATCAGCTTCGAGATCCTGCTCACGCCGGATGGCGATGTGGCGCAGGTCAACGACATTCGCGACACCTCCGGCAAGAAGCCCCTGCCGCGCATGCTCAACGTGCCGCAGGCCGAAAAACGCACCGTCGGCATCAAGTCCAACTTCCTTTGGGACAAGACCAGCTACGTGCTTGGTGTGAGCAACACAAGCAAGCGCACCGACAAGGAGCATGAGGACTTCGTCGAATTGCACGAAACTGTGCTCGCCGGCGAGGACGACCCCGGACTCAAGGCCTTGCTCAGCTTCCTGCGCGGCTGGTCGCCGGATCAGTTCGAGGCACGTGGTTTCCCTGCCGACATGGTCGACGCCAACCTCGTGTTCCGGATGGACGGCGAGCATTGCTTCCTGCACGACCGGCCAGCCGCACGGGCGGTGCGCGCCCGGCTGCTCGCAGGCGACGGGGGACAGGAAGCGGCGGCAAGCGGGACGGTTTGCCTGGTCAGCGGGGAAGTGGCACCGGTGGCCCGCCTGCATCCCGCGATCAAGGGGGTGAACGGAGCGCAGAGCTCGGGTGCGTCCATCGTTTCCTTCAATCTCGATGCCTTCACGTCCTATGCCAAGAGTCAGGGCGACAACGCACCGGTATCCGAACAAGCCGCCTTCGCCTACACCACGGCGCTGAACTACCTGCTACGCCGGGGCGAACACAACCGTCAACGCCTGCAGGTGGGCGACGCCTCAGTGGTGTTCTGGGCCGAAGCGGTCGATGCAAAGCAAGCAAGCGCCGCCGAGGATCTCTTCGCCTCCATGCTCAGCCCGCCCGCCGATGACGCTTCGGAGGCCGCGCGGGTGCGTGCGGTGTTGGACTGCATCGCGAAAGGCCACCCGGTGGCGGACCTCGCCCCGAATCTCGAACCCAGCACCCGCATGTACGTGCTGGGCCTCGCGCCCAACGCGTCGCGTCTGTCGGTGCGCTTCTGGCAAGTGGATACGCTGGGCGTGCTCGCTGGCCGTATCGCCCAGCACGCTGAAGACCTGCGTCTCGAACCGCTGCCGTGGCGCACCGAACCATCCGCGTATCGGCTGGTGCTGGCGACCGTGCCGCATCGCGAGGGCGCCAAGCCCAAGGCCGACGACGCGATCAACATCGTCATTGGCGAGACGATGCGAGCCATTCTGAGCGGCGGGCCGTATCCACGCAGTCTGTTGGCCAACACCATCATGCGGTTTCGGGCGGACGGAGACATTTCCGGCCTGCGCGTGGCCTTGTGCAAGGGCGTTCTGGCGCGTGAACGGCGCCGGGACATTCGTACATCCGAGGAGGAAATCCCCGTGAGTCTCGACAAGCAATCCACCAAACCCGGCTACCTGCTCGGGCGGCTGTTCGCAGTGCTGGAAAACGTGCAGCGCGCCGCCCTGGGCGGCCAGGTCAACGCCACGATTCGCGACCGCTTCTACGGCGCGGCATCGGCAACGCCGGCCTCGATCTTTCCGGTGCTGTTGCGCAACACCCAGAACCACCTCGGCAAACTGCGCAAGGAACGCATGGGCCAGGCGGTGAACCTGGAGAAGGACATCCGCGAGATCGTCGGCGGCCTGCCCGAGCAGTTCCCGCGCAGCCTCAAGATCGAAGACCAGGGCCGCTTCGCCATCGGCTACTACCACCAGTCGCAGTCCTACTTCACGCGCCGCGACGCGGTCGGGGACGCGCCCGCCGACGAATCCGCCGAACCCACCGACATCGAAACCGAAGGAGCCGACCAATGA
- the cas4 gene encoding CRISPR-associated protein Cas4 — protein sequence MDESDDLVPLSALQHYLYCPRQCALIHVERLWAENRQTAEGRLLHDRADTPQIERRHGVRTITAMPLSRAELGIAGVADVVEFRAEEGGEHPVPVEYKRGRPKAHRADEVQLCAQALCLEAMFGCRVAEGVLFYGQTRRRQTVVFDDALRQLTLETIQATREMIRAGQTPTASYLAKRCDACSLIELCQPKLLDKGRDVEAWLREQIAEEP from the coding sequence ATGGACGAATCCGACGACCTCGTTCCCCTGTCCGCGCTGCAGCACTATCTCTACTGCCCGCGGCAGTGCGCGTTGATCCATGTCGAGCGCCTGTGGGCCGAGAACCGCCAGACCGCGGAAGGGCGCTTGCTGCACGACCGCGCCGACACCCCGCAGATCGAGCGCCGCCACGGCGTGCGCACGATTACCGCGATGCCGCTGTCCAGAGCGGAACTGGGCATCGCCGGGGTGGCGGATGTCGTCGAGTTTCGGGCGGAAGAGGGAGGCGAGCATCCCGTGCCGGTCGAGTACAAGCGCGGCCGTCCCAAAGCCCACCGTGCCGACGAGGTACAGCTGTGCGCGCAGGCGCTGTGCCTGGAAGCGATGTTCGGCTGCCGGGTGGCGGAGGGCGTCTTGTTCTACGGTCAGACACGTCGCCGGCAGACTGTGGTGTTTGACGACGCGCTTCGTCAGCTGACTCTGGAAACCATACAGGCCACGCGCGAGATGATCCGCGCGGGGCAAACACCAACGGCGAGCTATCTGGCGAAACGCTGCGACGCCTGTTCGCTCATCGAACTGTGCCAACCCAAGCTGCTCGACAAGGGGCGGGATGTCGAAGCCTGGCTACGCGAGCAGATTGCTGAGGAACCCTAA
- the cas1c gene encoding type I-C CRISPR-associated endonuclease Cas1c, whose product MRRQLNTVYVTTEGAWLRKDGENIVMEVEGETRARLPAHMLDSLVCFGRVLVSPPLLGYCAEQGICVSYLSPNGKFLARVEGPVSGNVLLRREQYRRSDDGPRCAAIVRNVLVGKVHNQRAVVSRGLRDYGEVLPPEARAALLHTDKRLKRIGVRLLADAPVDVLRGLEGEAAQAYFGVLDHLIRVPDAAMRFGGRSRRPPTDSANALLSFLYTLLTHDCRSALETVGLDPAVGFLHRDRPGRPSLALDLVEEFRPVFADRLVLSLINRKQVSARDFTRMDNGAVLLKEDARKTVLTAYQERKREQLRHAFIDEKIDIGLFPAIQAQLLARHLRGDLDAYPPFLWK is encoded by the coding sequence ATGCGTCGCCAGCTCAACACCGTGTATGTAACTACCGAAGGCGCGTGGCTGCGCAAGGATGGCGAAAACATCGTCATGGAGGTGGAAGGCGAAACCCGCGCCCGCCTGCCGGCACACATGCTCGACAGCCTGGTGTGCTTCGGCCGCGTCCTAGTTTCCCCGCCGTTGCTCGGCTACTGCGCCGAGCAGGGGATCTGCGTGAGCTATCTGAGCCCCAACGGCAAGTTCCTCGCCCGCGTGGAAGGGCCGGTTTCCGGCAATGTGTTGCTGCGCCGCGAGCAGTACCGACGAAGCGACGACGGGCCGCGTTGTGCCGCCATCGTGCGCAACGTTCTTGTGGGCAAGGTGCATAACCAGCGCGCCGTGGTGTCACGCGGACTGCGTGATTACGGCGAAGTTCTGCCGCCGGAGGCACGCGCAGCGCTATTGCATACCGATAAGCGCTTGAAGCGGATCGGCGTGCGACTGCTTGCCGATGCGCCGGTCGACGTTCTGCGTGGCCTGGAAGGAGAAGCAGCACAGGCCTATTTCGGAGTGCTTGACCACTTGATACGAGTACCTGATGCGGCGATGCGTTTTGGCGGGCGTAGCCGCCGTCCTCCCACTGATTCGGCGAATGCGCTGCTGTCCTTCCTGTACACATTATTGACCCACGATTGCCGGTCGGCGCTCGAAACAGTGGGGCTTGATCCCGCCGTGGGTTTCCTCCACCGAGACCGCCCCGGTCGCCCTAGTCTCGCACTGGATCTTGTTGAGGAGTTCCGCCCCGTGTTTGCTGATCGTCTGGTCTTGTCGCTGATCAATCGTAAACAGGTGTCCGCGCGTGATTTCACGCGTATGGACAATGGCGCTGTCCTGCTTAAGGAGGACGCGCGCAAGACCGTTCTCACCGCCTACCAGGAGCGTAAGAGAGAGCAATTGCGCCACGCCTTTATCGACGAAAAAATCGACATCGGGCTGTTTCCCGCTATCCAGGCACAGTTGCTTGCTAGGCACCTGCGAGGCGATCTTGATGCTTACCCTCCTTTTCTCTGGAAGTAG
- a CDS encoding IS3 family transposase (programmed frameshift) gives MERMPKGIYTPEFRAEAVKLVEAEGLSVDAAAKRLSVPKSSLGNWVRASRAGKLAKVGQGQRLPTETEVELARLRKELAEVKLERDLPKKMCGVFREGVAVKYAQIDQLRLHHPVAVMCRLLSVSESGYHAWRQRPPSLRAQENAHLETEIKVAHRRTRETYGPQRLQSDLADHGIPASVYRIKRLRTKLGLRCKQKRKFKATTNSNHSLPLAPNLLDRQFDVAAPNRAWVADITYIATDEGWLYLAGVKDLFNGELVGYAMAERMTKELVTKALFRAVVAKRPTKGLIHHSDRGSQYCAYTYQTSLRQFGMRASMSRKADCWDNAPMESFWGSLKNELVHHQSYATREQARREITEYIEIFYNRIRKQARLGYLSPAAFSQQYYAKQMAA, from the exons ATGGAACGGATGCCGAAAGGGATTTACACGCCGGAATTTCGGGCGGAAGCAGTGAAGTTGGTGGAGGCAGAAGGGCTTTCGGTGGATGCAGCGGCCAAGCGCCTTTCGGTGCCGAAGAGCAGTCTTGGCAACTGGGTCAGGGCCTCGCGTGCGGGCAAGCTTGCCAAAGTGGGGCAAGGCCAACGGTTGCCGACAGAGACGGAAGTTGAGCTGGCGCGATTGCGCAAGGAATTGGCGGAAGTGAAGCTGGAGCGCGATCTGC CTAAAAAAATGTGCGGCGTATTTCGCGAAGGAGTCGCGGTGAAGTACGCACAGATTGACCAACTGCGACTACACCACCCTGTGGCGGTGATGTGCCGGCTGCTGAGTGTTTCGGAGAGCGGCTATCACGCCTGGCGCCAACGCCCACCCTCGTTACGGGCGCAAGAGAATGCGCACCTGGAGACCGAGATCAAGGTTGCGCATCGACGCACACGAGAAACCTACGGGCCACAACGCCTGCAATCAGATCTTGCGGATCACGGCATCCCGGCCAGCGTGTATCGCATCAAAAGGTTACGCACAAAGCTGGGACTGCGTTGCAAGCAGAAACGCAAATTCAAGGCGACAACGAATTCGAATCATTCACTGCCGCTGGCGCCTAATCTGCTGGATCGTCAATTTGATGTGGCAGCGCCCAATCGGGCTTGGGTGGCCGACATCACCTACATTGCGACCGATGAGGGCTGGCTATACCTTGCTGGCGTCAAGGATTTGTTCAACGGCGAATTGGTCGGCTACGCCATGGCTGAGCGGATGACCAAAGAGCTGGTTACGAAAGCATTATTCCGAGCAGTCGTCGCGAAGCGACCGACCAAAGGGCTGATTCACCATTCGGATCGCGGCAGTCAGTATTGCGCGTACACCTATCAGACATCGCTGCGGCAATTCGGCATGCGCGCATCAATGAGTCGCAAGGCGGACTGCTGGGACAATGCCCCGATGGAAAGCTTCTGGGGTTCTCTGAAGAACGAACTGGTCCATCACCAATCCTATGCCACCCGCGAGCAGGCGAGGCGTGAGATCACCGAATACATCGAGATCTTTTACAACCGCATACGCAAGCAGGCACGCCTTGGCTATCTCTCACCTGCCGCTTTCAGTCAGCAGTACTATGCAAAACAGATGGCAGCTTAA
- a CDS encoding CRISPR-associated endonuclease Cas3'' has translation MAYYAHSTPSVDKSDWQSLAEHLHSVGKIAGKNAATFGASTLAEVAGLLHDLGKYSEDFQRRIAGNAIRVDHATRGAMIAAERFGPIGMLLAYGIAGHHAGLANGAEGGERTGLRDRMKGIGLPPLKDDWAQEIFLPEQLHAPKLLLHKERSMFQFAFLARMLFSSLVDADYLDTEAFYDRVAPPGQPNDRNASRALEVPSLQALRERLDTHLLGFTADSDVNRIRADILAYTRQAAQHAPSLFSLTVPTGGGKTLASLAFALDHAIKHGLRRVIFVIPFTSIVEQTAAVFRSALSDLGEAAVLEHHSAFVAAPLPRSDAERYQAREKLRLAMENWDAPIVVTTAVQFFESLFAARPSQCRKLHNIAGSVVILDEAQTLPLKLLRPAVAAIDELARNYRSSVVLCTATQPALNAPDFRGGLENVRELAPNPPELFRKLDRVRVRHVGTLDDDALAAQLRDLDQVLCIVNNRRHARALYQALAYQPGARHLTTLMCAKHRSQVLAEVRVRLKAGEPCRLVSTSLIEAGVDISLPTVYRAEAGLDSVAQAAGRCNRNGERAAELSEVRVFGTANSDWAPPPELRQFAQAAQEVMRQPRFRDDPLSPSAIEAYFRLLYWQKGDKELDAANLLGLCAESRIDSLPLETLAAKFRMIDTVQMPVIVPFDDDAREYLKSLHHVDKSGGLARKLQPYLVQLPRNGFDALRKAGAIQPVAPERWGEQFMELVNEDLYNQHSGLSWDDPSFLSTERLLW, from the coding sequence ATGGCTTACTACGCGCATTCCACGCCGAGCGTGGATAAATCCGATTGGCAAAGCCTAGCGGAGCATCTTCATAGCGTCGGCAAGATTGCCGGTAAGAACGCGGCGACCTTCGGCGCTTCAACATTGGCTGAGGTAGCCGGGTTACTTCACGATCTCGGCAAGTATTCGGAAGACTTTCAACGACGCATCGCGGGGAATGCGATTCGTGTTGATCACGCCACCCGAGGTGCGATGATCGCTGCAGAGCGCTTCGGCCCGATCGGCATGTTGCTCGCCTATGGCATCGCCGGCCATCACGCAGGTTTGGCGAACGGAGCTGAGGGCGGTGAACGCACGGGACTTCGCGACCGCATGAAGGGCATCGGCTTACCGCCGCTGAAGGACGACTGGGCACAGGAGATATTCCTGCCGGAGCAACTGCACGCACCGAAACTCTTGCTCCACAAAGAGCGCAGCATGTTTCAGTTCGCATTCCTTGCGCGCATGCTGTTCTCCAGCCTGGTGGATGCCGACTACCTCGATACCGAGGCCTTTTACGATCGGGTCGCCCCTCCCGGACAGCCCAACGACCGCAACGCATCGCGCGCGCTCGAAGTCCCCTCCCTGCAAGCGTTGCGCGAGCGCCTCGATACTCATCTTTTGGGCTTCACAGCCGACTCCGACGTCAATCGCATCCGCGCGGACATTCTCGCCTATACGCGCCAAGCCGCGCAGCATGCGCCCAGCCTATTCTCGCTCACGGTACCGACCGGCGGTGGTAAGACGCTTGCCTCGCTCGCCTTCGCGCTCGATCACGCGATTAAGCATGGGCTGCGGCGGGTGATCTTCGTGATTCCCTTCACCAGCATCGTCGAGCAGACCGCTGCGGTATTCCGTTCCGCGCTGAGCGATCTGGGCGAAGCGGCGGTGCTTGAACACCACAGCGCCTTCGTCGCAGCGCCACTTCCGCGCTCGGACGCCGAGCGTTACCAGGCCCGGGAAAAACTGCGGCTGGCGATGGAGAACTGGGATGCACCCATCGTCGTCACCACAGCAGTGCAGTTCTTCGAGAGTCTGTTCGCGGCACGCCCGTCGCAATGCCGCAAGCTGCACAACATCGCCGGCAGCGTGGTCATCCTCGACGAGGCGCAGACCCTGCCGCTGAAGCTGTTACGGCCGGCGGTCGCGGCCATCGACGAACTGGCCCGGAACTACCGCAGCAGCGTCGTCCTGTGCACAGCCACCCAGCCGGCCTTGAACGCGCCGGATTTTCGCGGCGGACTGGAGAACGTGCGTGAACTCGCCCCGAATCCGCCGGAACTCTTCCGCAAGTTGGACCGGGTACGTGTGCGCCATGTCGGCACGCTCGACGATGACGCGCTCGCGGCGCAACTCCGCGATCTCGATCAAGTGTTGTGCATCGTCAACAACCGCCGCCACGCCCGCGCCCTGTATCAGGCACTCGCCTACCAACCCGGCGCGCGCCACCTGACCACGCTGATGTGCGCCAAGCATCGCAGCCAGGTGCTCGCCGAGGTACGGGTACGCCTCAAGGCCGGTGAGCCCTGCCGGCTGGTGTCGACGTCGCTGATCGAAGCCGGCGTCGACATCTCGCTGCCCACCGTCTACCGCGCCGAAGCCGGCCTGGACTCAGTCGCCCAGGCGGCCGGGCGTTGCAACCGCAACGGCGAGCGCGCAGCGGAGCTGAGCGAGGTGCGCGTGTTCGGCACCGCCAACAGCGACTGGGCACCGCCGCCGGAACTGCGCCAGTTTGCCCAGGCCGCGCAGGAGGTCATGCGCCAGCCGCGGTTCCGCGACGATCCGCTGTCGCCGTCCGCGATCGAAGCCTACTTCCGACTCCTTTACTGGCAGAAAGGCGACAAGGAACTGGATGCCGCTAACCTGCTTGGCCTGTGCGCGGAAAGCCGCATCGATTCCCTGCCGTTGGAAACGCTGGCGGCCAAGTTCCGCATGATCGACACCGTGCAGATGCCGGTGATCGTACCCTTCGACGACGACGCCCGCGAGTACCTGAAGAGCCTGCATCACGTGGACAAGAGCGGCGGCCTCGCACGCAAGCTGCAGCCGTATCTGGTGCAGTTGCCGCGCAACGGCTTCGATGCGCTGCGCAAGGCGGGCGCGATTCAGCCGGTTGCGCCGGAGAGATGGGGGGAACAGTTCATGGAACTGGTGAACGAAGACTTGTACAACCAACATTCTGGGCTGTCTTGGGACGATCCTTCCTTCCTAAGCACAGAGCGACTGCTTTGGTGA
- a CDS encoding HD domain-containing protein, protein MSDHYFPVPSASEDLVVQKLPPAFRVCSIERYPHGDAGVLSRAALYHDAASLSVEWSDRHADNRIVAGALVSIRWRGRPTSIGGAVNIARLAVLERPMPSLNLFATVLPSWVRDRALLKRAAKLWEALPLPYRHLLNAIFWDDNRFHRFVMGPSSLNGHHNDREGNLRHSVEVAERALALAAGDPVVCEEALILAALLHDAGKADEYRLANRRLVLSDRGRLIGHRTTVIEWVAAACAKHNVDIPHDHRLALIHILSSAKGAPLWLGLREPQSLEAKLLSMADRASGEGELIRRHAPKSTGFGQYHRHLGMQPYVIVSGASEHL, encoded by the coding sequence ATGAGTGATCACTACTTCCCGGTGCCCAGCGCTTCCGAAGATCTGGTCGTCCAGAAGCTGCCGCCCGCCTTCCGTGTCTGCTCGATCGAGCGATACCCCCACGGAGACGCTGGCGTGCTGTCACGTGCCGCGCTTTATCATGATGCAGCTTCGCTCTCGGTCGAATGGTCCGATCGCCACGCGGACAACCGGATTGTGGCGGGCGCACTGGTCTCAATCCGCTGGCGCGGTCGCCCAACCTCCATTGGTGGTGCGGTGAACATTGCTCGCCTCGCGGTGCTTGAGCGGCCCATGCCCTCATTGAATCTCTTCGCGACAGTGCTCCCGAGCTGGGTGCGCGATCGTGCATTGCTTAAGCGTGCTGCCAAGTTGTGGGAAGCGCTTCCACTGCCGTATCGGCATCTGCTGAACGCGATCTTCTGGGACGACAACCGCTTTCATCGCTTCGTCATGGGACCAAGCTCGCTCAACGGTCATCATAACGACCGTGAAGGCAACCTCCGGCACAGCGTTGAGGTTGCCGAGCGAGCCCTCGCACTGGCCGCCGGTGATCCCGTTGTCTGCGAAGAAGCACTTATTCTTGCAGCTCTACTTCACGATGCAGGCAAAGCCGATGAATACCGCCTGGCCAACCGACGGCTTGTGCTTTCGGACCGCGGGCGTCTCATCGGGCATCGCACCACGGTGATCGAGTGGGTCGCCGCAGCGTGTGCAAAGCACAACGTGGATATTCCCCATGATCACCGGTTGGCACTGATTCATATCCTGTCGAGCGCCAAGGGCGCGCCGCTCTGGCTCGGCCTGCGGGAACCGCAAAGCCTTGAGGCGAAATTGCTCTCAATGGCAGACAGGGCATCTGGAGAGGGCGAATTGATCCGACGGCACGCGCCAAAGAGCACGGGGTTTGGGCAGTACCATCGGCATCTTGGCATGCAGCCGTATGTGATTGTGAGCGGGGCAAGTGAGCACTTGTGA